In Nostoc sp. UHCC 0926, a single genomic region encodes these proteins:
- a CDS encoding GUN4 domain-containing protein has protein sequence MDRTIVQLDLAKSTKFIENLPFKGNNGEEIRKFLTNRIEELVKNAIDKSITNSDEIEPNKAIVDGYILGFKNTESAYSFVKKFCEDVNIRNKSNLENVEWLFRIGAVKGDVDFCQSSPNPYVGKPFIPLKELAAELEEEAYDGWFFIDNSVYKDFSDDIKNNFSSRWYKNKHNQTKHAWECQMMSSTNPQRKPSEDEDDLRSDRFVDYTQLRDLLKAREWLQANEETLAVMLKATGSQKEGELSSIYIEKLPCTDLHTIDQLWEKYSGEYFGFSEQKRIWERVGKNYNKFGNYVGWRTGLRGINPFAKWITRQELTFNTTFKKGQLPFWDVSEMITIPEFLRKVYERAGIKFLLPYIASKEKFTECRILDRLAKCSSIIEAKGKQPQIRKKISSQPSDDDELKSERNLSHRYDKLRDLLMKRKWNAADKETYSVMLLAVNRNEDERITKDEILEFPCIDLCTIDRLWITYSGEHFGFSVQKKIYQKVGGVLDGKFNKETWKKFTCEVGWRVDQTWTADRQVTSDDIIVQDGYFPRWYIFNELNPSEGWQSLSWNVMTFHSNKAWFNFKNIFSRIHACKGGIPI, from the coding sequence ATGGACAGGACTATAGTTCAACTCGATCTTGCTAAGTCTACAAAATTTATAGAAAATTTACCTTTTAAAGGTAATAATGGTGAGGAAATACGAAAATTTCTTACTAATCGTATTGAAGAATTGGTCAAGAATGCTATTGATAAATCAATTACTAACAGTGATGAGATAGAACCTAACAAGGCTATAGTAGATGGATATATATTAGGTTTTAAAAATACTGAAAGTGCCTATTCTTTTGTGAAAAAATTTTGCGAAGATGTTAATATACGTAATAAGAGTAATTTGGAGAACGTGGAATGGTTATTTCGCATTGGTGCAGTAAAAGGCGATGTTGATTTTTGTCAGTCTAGTCCTAACCCATATGTAGGAAAACCTTTCATACCACTAAAAGAATTAGCAGCAGAATTAGAAGAGGAAGCATACGATGGATGGTTTTTTATCGATAATTCAGTATATAAAGATTTCTCTGATGATATAAAAAATAATTTCTCCTCTCGCTGGTATAAAAATAAGCATAACCAAACAAAACATGCTTGGGAGTGTCAAATGATGTCTTCTACAAATCCACAGAGGAAACCATCTGAAGATGAAGATGACCTCAGAAGTGACCGCTTTGTTGACTACACCCAACTTCGCGATTTGCTAAAAGCTAGGGAGTGGCTACAGGCAAATGAAGAAACTCTGGCTGTCATGCTGAAAGCAACTGGTAGTCAAAAAGAAGGCGAGTTAAGTTCTATATATATCGAAAAGCTTCCCTGTACTGACTTACACACTATTGACCAACTCTGGGAAAAATATAGCGGTGAATACTTTGGCTTTAGTGAGCAAAAGCGCATCTGGGAAAGAGTTGGGAAGAACTACAACAAGTTTGGCAACTATGTTGGATGGAGAACGGGATTAAGAGGAATTAATCCATTTGCCAAGTGGATTACTCGCCAAGAGCTAACTTTTAACACTACATTTAAAAAAGGACAGCTCCCGTTCTGGGATGTGTCCGAGATGATAACTATTCCTGAATTTTTACGTAAAGTCTATGAACGGGCTGGGATTAAATTTCTTTTACCTTATATTGCAAGCAAAGAAAAATTTACTGAATGCAGGATATTAGACAGGCTTGCAAAGTGTAGTTCAATCATAGAAGCTAAAGGTAAGCAGCCACAGATAAGGAAGAAGATAAGTTCACAACCATCTGATGACGATGAACTCAAAAGCGAGCGCAATCTAAGCCACAGATACGATAAATTACGTGACCTGCTAATGAAACGAAAATGGAACGCAGCAGATAAAGAAACCTATTCAGTAATGCTTCTTGCTGTAAATCGTAACGAAGATGAGCGGATTACGAAAGACGAAATTTTAGAATTTCCTTGTATCGACTTATGCACAATAGATCGGTTGTGGATTACATACAGCGGAGAACACTTTGGCTTCAGCGTTCAAAAGAAAATTTACCAAAAAGTCGGCGGTGTACTTGATGGAAAATTTAACAAAGAAACTTGGAAAAAATTTACCTGTGAGGTTGGATGGAGAGTAGACCAAACCTGGACTGCCGACAGGCAAGTTACTTCTGATGATATCATAGTCCAAGATGGATACTTCCCACGGTGGTATATTTTTAATGAATTGAATCCGTCAGAAGGGTGGCAATCGTTGAGTTGGAATGTAATGACATTTCATTCTAATAAGGCTTGGTTTAACTTCAAGAACATCTTTTCTCGCATCCATGCTTGTAAAGGGGGCATCCCAATTTAG
- a CDS encoding TetR/AcrR family transcriptional regulator, protein MSSQLISTRQRLIQAALELFSAQGVSATTTRQIAEKAEVNEVTLFRNFGNKHGLLLAVLEESAAFKDLGESLVRRATPPGNVYQALKDYASDSLHALERVPEFVRSVVGEADQFPAENRRALGRGVTEANRYVAQYLATVIQQGHLNTYLPAEKLASLLNGMILGYAVIEFTSEFHELWEDRDDFLENLVELFLHGAMSSSAESATNSLQGGFITTEVADLPASLVHEILQQARKWGLRDYALAYVLFGAGLSATEIISLERSHQICDTQGHFLQITIPGLVRQVPVNQWILGKRYGSFTNNPLIKLLKSRKDAQTAMFLNETGKPLSESELETRWQVWSDGLLTPQGQRPVIAQAQQTWRVEMLMRGITLENLSILTSCDRNQLQPYARRAREKAALEQATRLDHKPG, encoded by the coding sequence ATGTCGTCTCAACTCATTTCCACTCGTCAACGCCTGATTCAAGCTGCACTTGAGTTGTTTTCTGCTCAGGGGGTTAGCGCTACCACAACCCGCCAAATTGCTGAAAAAGCTGAAGTCAACGAAGTAACTCTATTTCGGAATTTTGGCAATAAGCATGGACTGCTTTTAGCTGTGCTGGAAGAGTCCGCAGCCTTCAAGGATTTAGGTGAGTCGCTGGTGCGGCGGGCAACGCCTCCCGGCAATGTCTACCAAGCTCTTAAAGATTATGCAAGTGATAGCTTACATGCATTAGAACGAGTGCCAGAGTTCGTGCGGTCTGTGGTCGGTGAAGCCGACCAATTCCCCGCAGAAAATCGCCGCGCACTAGGCAGGGGAGTAACAGAGGCAAACCGCTATGTAGCTCAGTATTTAGCTACTGTAATCCAGCAAGGACACTTAAATACCTATTTACCCGCAGAAAAATTAGCTAGTTTGCTAAATGGGATGATCTTGGGATATGCCGTAATTGAGTTCACCAGCGAATTTCACGAACTTTGGGAGGATCGGGATGATTTTTTGGAAAATTTGGTGGAGTTGTTTTTACATGGAGCCATGTCATCTTCAGCGGAATCAGCAACAAACTCCTTACAAGGAGGCTTCATTACCACAGAAGTAGCTGATTTACCAGCTAGTTTAGTTCATGAAATTCTGCAACAAGCCAGAAAATGGGGACTACGAGATTATGCCTTAGCTTATGTGTTATTTGGGGCTGGATTATCTGCCACAGAAATAATTAGCTTGGAGCGATCGCACCAAATCTGCGATACTCAAGGGCACTTTCTGCAAATCACAATCCCAGGACTTGTTCGTCAAGTACCTGTGAATCAGTGGATTCTGGGCAAACGCTATGGCTCTTTTACCAATAATCCTCTAATCAAATTGCTGAAAAGTCGTAAAGATGCTCAAACAGCCATGTTTTTGAATGAAACAGGCAAACCGCTCTCAGAATCAGAGCTTGAGACACGTTGGCAAGTATGGAGTGATGGACTGTTAACTCCCCAAGGACAAAGGCCAGTAATTGCCCAGGCACAACAAACCTGGCGTGTAGAAATGTTAATGCGGGGGATCACCTTAGAAAACCTAAGTATTTTAACAAGTTGCGATCGCAACCAATTACAACCCTATGCCCGCCGAGCCAGAGAAAAAGCTGCTCTAGAGCAAGCCACCCGTTTGGATCATAAGCCAGGATAG
- a CDS encoding acyl-CoA desaturase: MTANFGAIAPERGNSPRLSWTNVVFFATFHALALLAPWFFSWSALGLLVFLHWLFGSIGICLGYHRLLSHRSFQVPKWLEYAIALIGALALQGGPIFWVGGHRQHHAHTEDINLDPYSAQRGFWWSHILWIFYPRPEFFDYETYKKYAPDLARQPFYCWLDRYFLLLQIPFGLLLYALGGWPFVIYGVFVRCVLLWHSTWFVNSASHLWGYRTFDANDGARNLWWVSIVTYGEGWHNNHHTYPHMAKSGLSWWEIDVTWWSILVLQTLGLAKKVVSRPPQGATHG, from the coding sequence ATGACCGCAAATTTTGGGGCGATCGCCCCTGAGAGAGGCAACTCACCTCGGCTCAGTTGGACAAATGTAGTATTTTTTGCTACATTTCATGCTTTAGCACTTCTGGCACCTTGGTTTTTCTCCTGGTCAGCATTAGGTTTGCTAGTGTTTCTGCACTGGTTATTCGGGAGCATTGGTATTTGCCTGGGATATCACCGACTACTGAGCCATCGGAGTTTCCAAGTTCCCAAGTGGTTAGAGTATGCGATCGCCCTGATTGGAGCGCTGGCTTTGCAAGGCGGGCCAATTTTTTGGGTAGGTGGACACCGCCAGCATCACGCCCACACGGAAGATATCAATTTAGACCCCTACTCTGCCCAAAGAGGATTTTGGTGGAGCCATATCCTGTGGATTTTCTACCCACGTCCAGAATTTTTTGACTATGAAACCTATAAAAAATATGCCCCTGATCTAGCAAGACAACCCTTTTATTGCTGGCTGGATCGCTACTTCTTGCTGTTGCAAATACCCTTCGGGCTGCTGCTATATGCCTTAGGAGGATGGCCTTTTGTGATTTACGGAGTGTTTGTCAGGTGTGTCTTGCTTTGGCACTCAACCTGGTTTGTGAACTCAGCATCACACCTGTGGGGTTATCGCACCTTTGATGCCAATGATGGCGCTCGTAATCTTTGGTGGGTATCCATCGTTACCTATGGAGAAGGATGGCACAACAACCATCATACTTATCCCCACATGGCAAAATCTGGGTTGTCTTGGTGGGAAATTGATGTTACTTGGTGGAGCATCCTTGTTTTGCAGACTTTGGGTTTAGCCAAAAAAGTTGTTTCGCGTCCTCCTCAAGGTGCAACTCACGGCTAA